gcattccctagcaaagtgacctagttggccacacctgaagcatactcctaaacccatcatacaaggtcctgaatgtcctcttccacactgtgcacaaggtgccaaggaggatcccgaaccagacccagaactgctgtaccctgaactgtgaccactgctggatccgtaccatggtctgaaccctcgggatttgtatctaaaaccactcctcttattcctgcttcttcctctgtaagtagtttggccaccactatccatagtacccatgtggggaacacctgaagaaccctctgctctgtttttctttgctttttCGCTGTCAtctacagcatagctaatctctatctgtctggctcgatcaactaccacatcaaaagactaatcagacatcatggccaggtttgcatacctcctgtctagcccctttaggaatctcttcaccttcatagtttctgtagatactgctgtagAGGCATacttgctcaattccagaaattctgtagcatactcatttacagacctgccattctgtcttaaggcctcaaaggcccactgcttctgatccctgaagctttctggcacaaaccgattgatgaacagttccacaaactgagtccacgacaaaccctccatccgaggtaatatgtagtcattcatccattgtctaggcataggccccatgacatgctgcatacactctataagtcttctatcagtcaactgcaattctgttcctgcctgtttgcaggaatccaaaaaccgatatgcatcatttgacacatcataagtaccaggcaccaacttcttaaaattgattatctgtttataaggttcccctcttggtgcgatggactgctgctgctgtggagggtggaccatatactgcgccatcatgtcgatggttctctgcaacctagctagagtagctgccattgggtccatgggaccctgtgccataaaagactgatcctgaactgttggcagctgctcttctacttgagcagctctaggcctcctaccccgcctcctcggggcaggcgtctcaccctgtgctgacacctcgtcaggcacatctggttctggtgcagtggtagctctcctgcttctacgcattttcctgaaattcagcagcactagcccacaaaattcaaaactacacattacacagctctatagactcatatttacacacaatatatatgaagcagaaactagaagcaaagatgataatgcaagacgaatgtggaccctattttccgcatgtgactcctagtagactctttccaacacttaaacaatttttccctatgaatctagagcctaagctctgataccacatttgtcatgacccaacctatgggccggaccggcactaggacctggaccagcctaaagcctccgaggcccgtagtaagcctaactattcattaacccaactctaaggcccatttgggcccaatttcaagaaatcaaccggacaaagtccggccatgaaatggacctttcaacggggagtttttgactcacccaacctgtaaacacaataaatactcaattggggagctcagctcaccctccacaaactcatatcaacataaaaatatatgggagctcagctccctcatccagtccatcaaacatgcatgaaatattaagtttacaggtccaaaataataatttatattacagacccaaatcaaataaacatttctagcacatgcgaaaattctagaaatttatagaattacacaaacatgaataactaacctgcgagggagaaaacaggttaacctcaaaaatatcctcctgtggcctagaaaaatattgaacaggagtgagcgttcgactcagagagtaaaatatcaattttaaccataatctctataactatctaaaactaatgcaccctgtaacgtgaaatgcaacatcagcaataaattcacatcataacagcaaaaaggtaatttggagcactcacacacccagtaatatcaatcataatatatatgggagctgatcccctatacagctctcttaaatccaacctgtgccagcgaagaactcagctcggacttccacttaataaccaaatcggggtcccagcgaagaactcaagccgtgtctactccgAAGGACTAggtcccagcaaagatctcaagccgtgtctacccgtcctatccatagtccacaccacatcacacgcacgctaacgcacgcacactgctccaaattaccacaacaacatccatggcactttaacagttatgaatgcaacataaatcgtgcctaaagtttaactacatagatatatacatataagtgatgcatgggcatacttgaacatataataatatcgaaattacaattaaaattaatattttactcacagacttgacaacggtcactgtggcggctgggcgaaggaagaaggctgtcctggctcacctgacaattacattacaatcatttaataaatttgactcaatacaaatcaagaaaagaccaaatacgtcctaagtcgtgccgaaaatccggcagagtctcctctatacctaggacctacccaacctgcaaaatggctcaaaacacacttctatattcacaatccatatatccacaattcaatcacatcacacagcccctcctgggcccatcaaatcagtcatccatcacaatatataaaatttcaatttagtccttataattgatcatttttgcaaaaactacccaaataagctctaaaaattctaaaactttaccccgctgtccttagcaatattactagactattgcaaaaagaatcataattttctgagctaccacgaatattttataaatttttaatcctatttaagcactagaaaattatgaaaaaactaggtttgggtttacctttgccgattccgacttcgagaACGTGCTCgagatgtctgacaatggtggggtagccaaaacctctatctaattcggagactttttcggtagcgggTCTGTttagccggaaattcacagacccagacaactgtcgaatttccgcgaattgaggatacctacacgaagcccacaacacgggggttagtataaaatttttacgaaattttctaagctcatttaatgctcggaaaaacactgcgaagtttcatgggacccaccgaaaaacggtatcgaaaaaattcgaatatgtcgccgcgaagctcttgacgagtggagcgctctggtactctcgattttctcgtggggttcacggtttgcgagaaatctagcccaaaaatcgaaaaggggtaaaacttcccgggcaaaaattagacaaaccgctgaatagatttcggtgttcttggtgtctatggaaagctctcgatgagtagatgagtttagacacaagacccggtccgattgatggccggatcggccgggaaGAAGAAGCGGCGCACTTGCACGTCGCGTTGCTTCGGGCGCCGTTTTCTggtgttccaggcggcggccgtgGCCGGGCAGTGAGGATGGCGCCGCGGTGGGGTGGCAGGAGAGGCGGCggtgcggcaaggggaggagggaggagagagaaaacgggagaggaaGAGAGGAGGGTCGGGACGTGTGCggggagaagaaggaagaaaaaggtaaggtcggtccgattcgatcggttcgatccggtccggttcgatccggccggttcgattcaggatacaaaattttaaatttttacttcgcCTTGAGACCAAAAACGAGgttcaaaaatttcgaaaaaattctaaaaaactcagaaaaatttgtagactccaaatatatttttagttttatcacgtggtctttaaataaatttttaaaaatcatcaaagtttatatttttggaaaatcgaacccgatttttaaaatctgaaaaatctcaaataatttcttaaaatttaaataaaattaaaatatcaataatactcataaaataataaaaatttaaaattttggggtgttacaaaaagctattaattatttaaaaaaaataattttgtaattataaaaatcaaaatcACAAAATTCATGTTCAAACCCCTTGTCCAAGATAAATTTGGAACATTTTtagaatataaattattaataaaaatatattttatgcaagtttttaattaaaatatgtaaatttaaatgtgttcaattgttcttgatatttcttgATTTGTTAGGTTTGTTTATTCAATGAAATTATCTGGGTTTATTCGGGATTTGAGAATTTGAGTTTGCTTATTTAATTAGGGATTTTCTAGGTTGGTTTGGGGTTTGAGGCATTCTTTAGGATTTGaggatttttttttcaatttgatataattaatttttaaaatatagaaatatatttttattatttaaatattaataatttttattttattatttttttaagatattagatttagttaagttaaaaattaataaatttataataatttggcCATAAAATTTAAATTGGGCGCAAATGAACATTGTAAGGCTAATTTCAACTTTATTCTATTTTTAAAGTGAAGGAAAAGTGCAAAAATTCCAAATCTTCGTTGTGTAACAGTTACAGGAGCAAAGAACGTAATTTTTCTCCTCAAATTCTCTCtcctttttttctctctctcttcttctctcccTTGTGTGGGCTTTTCTCACTGGGACAGCCACGGATGAGCATtttcaaattatatataaaaCTAGCATATTGCTTATGccggataatttataatttttatttataatttaatttttaattatattttaaataaaaatgatttattattattaaattaattttttattaattttttattaaatttttatcaattataataataattttttaattaatgtatgatataattaattaaaatacttatttaatttttttatgtatatattaataatagttttcatgattaatttatttaaaatataataaacttattttttaaaaaatataatttaaattttataaaatttttatattttatctcataattttaaacaaattgatatttatttttttagattaTCGCAAAGTTTATTAGGTTAATAATAAGTTAAAtttctattatattttatttttataacttctgATGTAAAATATACTCTgtatctctcaaattttttaataaaaataataaaaaatataataatataataaaaatatttattaaatatataaaataatttaaatttgataaaattatataattatttttattattttaaaataccaAACATTTTAtccttttaatatattaaaaaaataaaatattttgaaatactatttttatttaataatattaatattattctaaaaaatatttcaaattataaaaAAGCATTAAAGTAATGCAAAAAGAaagaataaataatttatcacTTGTAATGCGGCATGGTAGGCTTTTGAAAGAGTGTAATTTTAGCACTTGTAAGCGCCTATAATGTCACATGTAAAGCCCTTTTATTAGAATACTAAGTGGCAATCTCTTAAAGGagtttagcatatatatatatatatatatatatatatatatatatatatatatatatttaaatgctAATAAAAATCATTTTATCCTAATACACATCTAAATTTGATCTAGATCTAACAATGAATATTATTCATCAAACTTAAatcattttcaaactcctttcaaaattgattatatatttcAGTCTCTAATAACTAGACTTGTTACCGTCCCTGCTCCCAAATCACAAACCAGATTGCAATTTCAGCATCAAGATTCAATCTACATTCCTAAGTGACCAAAGAGATCCCAAAAGTTCAAATTAATGGAATTAACACGTCCAAACACACACCAGTTATGACCAAAGGAGGggggaatttttatcacacataaTCAGATGCTGATATACACAGATCACAAAGTTGCAGATGGATTATAACCATCCTAAGTTCACTCCATACAGCATAGTCATTGTTTTCTCATGGAAAACTGGGAACCTCTACGAAGGTAAATTATTCTGGGACCTTGAAAATTACACTTTTAGACAACTCACAGATATTGACTTGCTATTTTGCCTTCCTTGACAATGTAATTCTGTAGAGGAAATTCTTCTCCCTTGAAGTATCGATCAAGCATGTCCTTCACTCCAGCTGCATATCGCAACTGcacaaattcaattcaatttgagTCCAAATAGAACTAATGAAGTGAAGACAGTTAATGGCAAAAGAAGATGAGGATAAAACTGGAAGAGGGACATGTACCTGTGCATCAATGGTGGTTCCAGAAATATGAGGGGTCATAGCTTGATTTGGCATATAACGCCATGGATGGTCCTTCGGTGCTGGTTGTGGGTACCAGACATCCCCACTATAACCTGCAATTATCAACAAGAAAAAAAATCACCACACATCATTATTGAAGCTGTCAATTGATATCACAATAAAAGATGCAAATCCAGAACTTATTAAGCAGCAACAACTATTTATTCTCAAGGCATGTTTAATAGTTCGGCCAGGCCAAAAAAGGCCTTGCTCAGACCAAGtgccaaaaatttttttaaaaattaaaaaatatttatacaaaaattattaaatattaaattatatatacatcTCATTTGAGTTGGACCCTAGCCTATAATCAAGCCCGTGAATCTTCTAACAACTAACAATCCATATAGTTCATGTCGATTTGCCCTGTATAATTTCTTGTGGAGACCCAGAAAAATTTAAATGATAGGTAACAACATTCAGATAGGGTAGCACGCACGAAGAAAACAGGTTTCAACAATATCAACCATTCCAGTtacaaagaaaatgagagaaaacacatttttagcaattaagtttcagctaactattttgttacctcCAATCTGTCCGCTAGAGCAAGCATCGACAACTGCTTGTGTATCCATAATTGCTCCTCGAGCATTATTAACAATGAGCACACCTTTCTTCatttttgcaatcttatctttgTTAAACAATCCCCTGAACCGCAAAGAAAAATGTAAGTGCTCAATAAAATTGATACAACATATTAATTACAAAAGCCTATTTAAGCGATCTGAAGACACAATGTTATTCACAAAGTTGATTTTGTACTAATTATAATACTCTATTCAAGCTAtgcgaagaaaagaaaaatagctGTTAAGAGTTTTATGACCTCCAAATGGCCAAATAGTAATTGGACATGTAATCTTTACATGTATATACTTGGCTTAAGGAAAGCGGCTAAACGAAAGCCCTTAGCATAAGTGAAAAAGGAAAACATATAATTGGGGAAAAGTAATCAAAACTTATATACCTTGTCTGCTCTGTAAGAGGTGTGTTGATGACAACTATGTCACATTTGGGAAGCATTGCATCGAGATCCTCTTCAAATTTTGCCCCAGTTTGATTCTCCAATTCAGGGTCCATCTTAAGTCGATCATGATAGAGGAGATTACAATTGAAAGGTTTCAACCGTTGGAGCAAAAGCCTACCAATGCGTCCAGCACCAACAGTTCCAACAGTCTTTCCTTCCAGATCATAGGCTCTGTAAGCAATACCTGCTACATTCCACTCCCCAGTAATAACTTGATGATATCCAGGTAAGAAATTCCGGACAAGAATAAGAATTCTCATGAGCTCATCTTCTGCAACTGAGACAACATTGCTTCCTGTGACCTCTGCAACAGTTAACCCAGCCGCAGCTGCTGCCTTCAAATCTATATGATCAGACCCAACTCCAGCTGTCAGAAGCAGTTGCAAGTTTTTGGCCCTTTTGATCCTTTCTTCCGTAACATAGGCAGGGTGGAAGGGTGTACTTATGAGGACATGGAGATCAGGGATATGCTTTTCAAGTTCTGTGACATGGAAAAAAGAAAGTGGaagatgaaaataaaaatgatgttaaagttagttaaattaaataattaataaattataagttaatgAATTCCACTTATTTTAACCTTTTCAAAATCTACTATTTTCCATGAACAAGTTTTAGGTTGTAGCTATGCTTAGTTGGCTGCTCCCTAATGTGTTAGTTGAGAACCAATGAACAACTGAATTGATGATTATACCTTATATCAGTGAATGTTTATTCTCTATTCTCCAATAAATGGAGGAAAATTAACTAAAGaaaaaagttaaaattttcattctaCAGCAaacaaaattcatatttaatgacAGTGCATTGATGGTTTTTTATATTTGCAGCCTCTTGAATGCATCACCATTTCAAGGTCACAAGAATCTTGCTTTGCATGAACGAAATCAAAAATGAAGGCATCCATGTAAACGCCTGTTTTATGTCCTATGCATGTGTAGTACACTACGTGAAGGTTAATAGCGGTACAAATTAATACACTTACCACAGTTTGGTCCTTCTTTGTCATCGGTGACAATGTATTGGTGGCCCTGTGATTCCAACCACTCACGTATGCCTAAAGCTCCCTCTGCACACCCCAAGAAATTAGGATTCTTTGCAGCGTACTCATTGGCCTTGTAGAAAACCCCTACAATCTTTTTGCTCCCTGCAGAAGCCTATGTACACACAAGCCATACCAGGAAAATTTCAGATTATACATATGTAAGCCAAAACAAAGATTCATTCATTCACCATTTTCGTTTTGTTTCTGacttcatatttatttatttattttattatttgagcATATTTTATACCATAAAATCAGACCATTAACCAATAATTCAGTGATCTAATTAGACGGAGGTCAGTTTTGAACCGAACCAGTCTAATTCACAACTAAAACTGGGCCAAAAACAATCAAAATTGTTTTGATTAAAATTGACAATGAATCGGACTAGACCAGAACTATCCGAATTGGGTTAGTTCAAatcaaaattcttatattttaaaaaaattgaaaataaatttcacttgcaATCCTGATATTCCAGTTTCAATACCCTAGATCTTAAACCCCAACTGTCTGACCAATCTGGCCCAATGAACAACACTCCTATACGAATTAATTTAAACacagtaaataaaaattaaaatcaatccctgtagacaaatttttttttttttaatttgacgtTTAACAATAATGAATCAAATATATTGGCTAATGTGGACCCCAACAACTCACTAACTAGCAATCTCAAATAAGCTGAAATTTCAGGACTCTGCCAACGCCGTCGATTAAAAGTTAGGTGGGGACCACACTACAAAGGCGTTCGGTGATAACCGACAAGTCAGAATGGAGTGGCATATGGGCACAACGTCACGTGAAAATGTCTCactatccacttttattttgccAAACGTTATCGCCGTTAAACACGAAACAATATTTTAATAaaagataaataattaaataaaaataaattctatatgtttataattattcatttttattttttttctatataaatagttaataaatattttttaaatttattttttaaaaaataattacaaatatATAAGGCTCACTTTTGCCAATCTTTTATTGAATTATAATTAGTCGCCGTTAACGCTTTGGTTTTGACGTCACCAACGTATCCAGTAATCAGTAAAGCCATACAAGACTCAATCCAGACCGTTGAATTGAAGAcaataaaatttccaaaaatTTTGACCATCGCAAGGCAACAGAGTTTATGATCAGCGCGAGCTAATTACACTGCGATCAGTGATCATAGCTATGAGATCGTGGTTTTTACTCAGCATATAAtctacaaattaaattaaaaattaaaagaagacgAAGAAGTAATGGTGGATTTGCTTACATGTAAGCATCTAGCAAAAGCTGAAGAGCCAGAAATCCCAGAAGATGAAGCGAAAGAGCGAATTGCAGAGGTAGCAGCAAGCTTCATCGCCATTTTTCGAGCTGGAGAGCTACAGTTGAATTGAAGGAAACAAAATGAAGAACAAATTGAGGCGTAATTTGGATGGAAAAGAGAAATGACGTGTCTTCTTGTGTAAAAAATCTCCACTGGAAAGTGTTTATATAGGCCGGACACCAGAGTCCATGACGTCATGACGCGGGCAACCTTTTTTTTTGGACGTCCGTTCGCTTTGTTAATCTATTAAAAGCCATTAGATAAGCATTGGGCTTAATTGAGAAAGGATAAAATTATGTGAACACTTGCTTATAACATTTTCTTTTACAGCATCACTAGCAAAAAAATCATTtccaattaaagaatttaatttaatttttatataattatattttttatgttatttttttaaataatatttttaattaaaaaattaattttttatttattgacaAATTAGTTGTCATATAAGTTATGAAGTCCACGCGATGTTGGGtatcattttttaaaaataaaattattatctatAATTTATtgcaaaattatttatttttttattttttatattagtaAAATACATTCATTTATAGTATGTCagcaaaaaattataatattatgatTTTATAAACTAATAGGGCAAAGTAAACAATTAtggataattttttaataaaagaaaattttgtctCAACTCCCATATTGATTCAGTGTAATtgtggtattttttttttatacatttttTTCCTTTAGAGGTAATCTATTATGATCGAGATAAATGTAATAATTTAATAGCTAAAAGCTATTAAAATtacataaaatttcaaaaatagatatttcaataaaaaaaaatattaaagatagAATTAAAAAGGGTTGGACCGATTGAAATAAGaaggaaaagaggagaaaataccaaataaaaattttataatattgttattaaaattttaactcaaaattgAGTGTTAGTATTATTGTGCATTGCGAAAACATGTaaactataaagaaataaaacaaacatataaaatatcaatatttatgtgGTTCATATAATattctcactttacgtagtccgtatgtccactgttccgacggctaatgtctgctccggaaagtcaaaatgtctggaactacactttggtgatagtaaacatgcataaaatgatgaaataaataaaaagaaaatacaagaaaaattaagaaaaaataaaagagagaaaacgaaactaggttaaacaagccggcaccgtagcgatggatgaccgcatCGGAAAGTTACGGctaaggcaattgccgaccccaggaccacgagaaaccctcggaattaaatttcgagacataaataaaggcttATTGAGGTATattaacattaaaaatgtcaaagaaaaattaatgaattagtacaaagaaaaatgaaaaattgagaaactgacaaaaatcggtgttaccgaaaaatcgaaaatacaacccgaagagggacattttggtcaattgacaccaaaagttgccttttgacctcaatgtctattaaaaataagtggtattacactttgaaaaagtcataaaaaataaaaatatggtacattaTATGAATAGTGAAAGAATTAAGGTAAATGTACAATttgtgaaactttgaataattaaacattaaaaatttcttaagtgctccactaattcagaTTGGGACACCTATAAAAGCCACCTAGCACAGCAGATAATCCTCTTCAACCTCAAGAACAAGAACCAACtgaaattcctccattaaagttCCACCATGGCCGAAACCTCCACACATCATGCAACCTTGATTTAGGTctcctttccacttggtttcttcattaaagcttgcacactcaactAGAGGAAgcatttgggagcaaaaagggaagcatttgatgaagtttgatcaagtacaa
The Hevea brasiliensis isolate MT/VB/25A 57/8 chromosome 18, ASM3005281v1, whole genome shotgun sequence genome window above contains:
- the LOC110657570 gene encoding formate dehydrogenase, mitochondrial, whose amino-acid sequence is MTSWTLVSGLYKHFPVEIFYTRRHVISLFHPNYASICSSFCFLQFNCSSPARKMAMKLAATSAIRSFASSSGISGSSAFARCLHASAGSKKIVGVFYKANEYAAKNPNFLGCAEGALGIREWLESQGHQYIVTDDKEGPNCELEKHIPDLHVLISTPFHPAYVTEERIKRAKNLQLLLTAGVGSDHIDLKAAAAAGLTVAEVTGSNVVSVAEDELMRILILVRNFLPGYHQVITGEWNVAGIAYRAYDLEGKTVGTVGAGRIGRLLLQRLKPFNCNLLYHDRLKMDPELENQTGAKFEEDLDAMLPKCDIVVINTPLTEQTRGLFNKDKIAKMKKGVLIVNNARGAIMDTQAVVDACSSGQIGGYSGDVWYPQPAPKDHPWRYMPNQAMTPHISGTTIDAQLRYAAGVKDMLDRYFKGEEFPLQNYIVKEGKIASQYL